In Thermodesulfobacteriota bacterium, a single genomic region encodes these proteins:
- a CDS encoding efflux transporter outer membrane subunit — MTRQRSHPFWIKLLTAAACLCLASCITVGPDYTAPAPETPTAWDRLDPGDRPAALADATGDLGQWWQRLNDPLLSELVEEVLRSSPDLAIARARLREARARRTAASADLFPEVSAAGSARQSRSSEEVGSGDTSEFYSAGFDAGWELDVFGGTRRSIEAAEADLAAAAAGLDHTRVSLAAETAIGYIQTRSLQNRIAIARDNLASQSETLQLTEWRARAGLVSELDVEQARGNCEQIRARIPSLEISLAETGHALDILLGHLPGTMRRRLAAAGALPEPPADVAVGIPADTLRQRPDVRAAERTLAAETARTGLAEAARYPSFHLSGSIGLEALHFSSLGNSGADASSLLAGITVPIFDAGRLRSQVEAQDAVREQAQIKYEQAVRNALQEVENALVALAGNRDRVRALTAADQAARSAAGMTRQRYSAGLTDFQSVLDTERTALAVEESLAIARADGLLALIRLYKALGGGWPAPDLQSTGKETP; from the coding sequence ATGACCCGGCAACGATCACATCCTTTCTGGATCAAACTGCTGACAGCGGCGGCCTGCCTCTGCTTGGCCTCATGTATCACGGTGGGACCGGACTATACCGCGCCGGCCCCGGAAACGCCGACGGCCTGGGACCGCCTCGATCCGGGAGACCGGCCCGCGGCCCTGGCGGACGCGACCGGCGATCTTGGCCAATGGTGGCAGCGGCTGAACGATCCCCTGCTGTCGGAACTGGTGGAGGAAGTCCTGCGGTCAAGCCCCGACCTGGCCATCGCCCGCGCCCGGCTGCGGGAGGCCCGCGCCCGGCGAACCGCGGCCTCGGCCGACCTGTTTCCCGAGGTTTCCGCCGCGGGCTCCGCCCGGCAATCACGGTCCAGCGAGGAGGTCGGCAGCGGCGATACCAGCGAGTTCTATTCCGCCGGATTTGACGCCGGCTGGGAACTGGATGTGTTCGGCGGCACCCGCCGGAGCATCGAAGCCGCCGAAGCCGATCTGGCCGCGGCCGCGGCCGGCCTGGATCATACCCGGGTTTCCCTGGCGGCCGAGACGGCCATCGGCTATATCCAGACCCGCTCCCTGCAAAACCGCATCGCCATCGCCCGGGACAACCTGGCCAGCCAGTCTGAAACGCTGCAACTGACCGAGTGGCGGGCCCGGGCCGGACTGGTCAGCGAGCTGGACGTGGAACAGGCCCGCGGCAACTGCGAACAGATCCGGGCCCGGATCCCCAGCCTGGAGATCAGCCTGGCCGAAACCGGACACGCCCTGGATATCCTGCTGGGCCATCTTCCGGGAACGATGCGCCGGCGCCTGGCCGCGGCCGGCGCCCTGCCGGAACCGCCCGCCGACGTGGCCGTGGGTATTCCGGCCGACACCCTGCGCCAGCGTCCCGATGTCCGCGCCGCCGAGCGCACCCTGGCCGCCGAAACCGCCCGGACGGGCCTGGCCGAAGCGGCCCGTTACCCCTCCTTTCACCTCTCCGGCTCCATCGGCCTGGAGGCTTTGCACTTCAGCTCCCTGGGTAACAGCGGCGCCGACGCCTCCTCGCTGCTGGCCGGCATCACCGTGCCGATTTTTGACGCCGGACGGCTCCGCAGCCAGGTAGAGGCGCAGGATGCCGTCCGCGAACAGGCGCAGATAAAATATGAACAGGCCGTGCGCAACGCCCTCCAGGAGGTGGAAAACGCCCTGGTGGCCCTGGCCGGCAACCGTGACCGGGTCCGGGCGTTGACCGCCGCCGACCAGGCAGCCCGCAGCGCGGCCGGGATGACGCGGCAGCGGTACAGCGCCGGACTGACCGATTTCCAGTCGGTACTTGACACCGAACGCACCGCTTTGGCCGTGGAGGAAAGCCTCGCCATCGCCAGGGCCGACGGCCTTCTCGCCCTCATCCGCCTGTACAAGGCCCTGGGCGGCGGCTGGCCGGCGCCCGACCTTCAATCCACCGGCAAGGAGACCCCATGA
- a CDS encoding flavodoxin family protein, with protein sequence MKVIAFNGSPRKNGNTAMLINRVFEELQKEGIETELIQLGGRNIKGCLACLKCYDAADNTCARKDDILNDCFAKMLAADGIIIGSPTYFANVSSETKALIDRAGMLAIANGYALKRKVGAAVVAVRRAGATNTFDAINKFFFINQLIVPGSVYWNLGVGMEKEEVRDDEEGLNTMKVLGENMAWLLKKLRA encoded by the coding sequence ATGAAAGTGATCGCGTTTAACGGCAGCCCGAGGAAAAATGGCAATACCGCCATGCTGATCAACCGTGTTTTTGAAGAACTGCAAAAAGAGGGCATTGAAACCGAACTGATTCAGCTCGGCGGCCGGAACATCAAAGGCTGTCTGGCCTGTTTAAAATGTTATGACGCGGCCGATAACACCTGCGCCAGAAAAGACGATATCCTGAACGACTGTTTTGCGAAGATGCTGGCGGCCGACGGGATCATCATCGGTTCGCCGACGTATTTTGCCAATGTCAGTTCCGAGACCAAGGCCCTCATCGACCGGGCCGGCATGCTGGCCATCGCCAACGGCTACGCCCTGAAACGCAAGGTCGGGGCAGCGGTGGTGGCCGTGCGCCGGGCCGGCGCCACCAATACCTTTGACGCCATCAATAAATTCTTCTTTATTAATCAGCTCATCGTCCCCGGTTCCGTGTACTGGAACCTGGGGGTGGGCATGGAAAAGGAGGAAGTCCGGGACGACGAGGAAGGCTTGAACACCATGAAGGTGCTGGGCGAGAACATGGCCTGGCTGCTGAAAAAGCTCCGCGCATGA
- a CDS encoding phospholipase D-like domain-containing protein — protein sequence MLSFVKAHVFVRTRPGRTIALILFFILVLTGLYHHYKHMPANLNASGPACPVDADRIEFLYDLTYRNPENLPVREQEIFDTILKRIDTARKYILIDMFLFNPWLGRAAGSYRRLSSELTDALVAQKAKFPELNIDFITDPINTVYGGSRSVELERLRRAGVHVIVTDLNPLRDSNPLYSTLWRLGPGWLGNSSRPGFLKHPFAETEAKVGLRSYLALLNFKANHRKVFLADRGPEYTCLLLSANPHDASSAHSNVAVEVGGGDLWQSVYVSEAGVAALSGDRLHVIEAPDGGGRAGPGAVSVRLVTERAVKDELLDVIGSTVSGDAIRLAMFYLSDRDVIGSLLAAAARGVSVKIILDPNKDAFGYTKNGIPNRPVASELVTGSQGKIRVRWYATGGEQFHSKLTLVGKGGKTHLILGSANLTRRNIANYNLEADLSIIADDGSGLAREAVDYFDRLWNNRDGNTFTLDYTAYADDSKTRYFVYRLQEASGLSSF from the coding sequence ATGCTTTCTTTCGTCAAGGCCCATGTTTTTGTGCGCACCCGACCCGGGCGGACGATTGCCCTGATCCTGTTTTTCATCCTGGTGCTGACCGGCCTTTATCACCATTACAAGCACATGCCCGCCAATCTGAACGCAAGCGGTCCGGCCTGTCCTGTCGATGCCGACCGGATCGAATTTCTTTACGACCTGACTTACCGCAACCCGGAAAATCTTCCGGTCCGGGAGCAGGAGATATTCGACACCATCCTGAAACGGATCGATACCGCCCGGAAATACATCCTGATCGACATGTTCCTGTTCAACCCCTGGCTCGGCCGGGCAGCCGGTTCGTACCGGCGGTTGTCGTCGGAACTGACCGACGCGCTGGTGGCGCAGAAGGCAAAATTCCCGGAACTGAATATCGATTTTATCACCGATCCGATCAACACCGTGTACGGTGGCAGCCGTTCAGTGGAACTGGAGCGGCTGCGCCGGGCCGGCGTTCATGTCATCGTCACCGACCTGAATCCTCTCAGGGACTCCAACCCGCTGTATTCCACCCTCTGGCGACTCGGCCCCGGATGGCTGGGCAACTCTTCCCGGCCGGGCTTCCTGAAACACCCCTTCGCGGAAACGGAAGCAAAGGTCGGCTTGCGGAGCTATCTGGCGCTCCTGAATTTCAAAGCCAACCACCGCAAGGTGTTCCTGGCGGACAGGGGGCCTGAGTATACCTGCCTTCTCCTGTCGGCCAATCCCCATGACGCCAGTTCGGCGCATTCCAACGTGGCGGTGGAGGTCGGCGGCGGCGACCTGTGGCAATCGGTCTACGTCAGCGAGGCCGGGGTGGCGGCGCTCTCCGGCGACAGGCTGCATGTCATCGAGGCGCCGGACGGTGGCGGCCGGGCGGGCCCCGGCGCGGTCAGCGTCCGGCTGGTTACCGAACGGGCCGTCAAGGATGAACTGCTGGATGTCATCGGCTCGACCGTTTCCGGTGACGCCATCCGCCTGGCCATGTTTTATCTGTCGGACAGGGATGTCATCGGGTCCCTGCTGGCGGCCGCGGCCAGGGGTGTATCCGTGAAAATCATTCTGGATCCGAACAAGGACGCCTTCGGCTATACCAAAAACGGCATACCGAACCGGCCGGTCGCAAGCGAACTGGTGACAGGATCTCAAGGCAAAATCCGTGTCCGCTGGTATGCCACCGGCGGCGAGCAATTCCACTCCAAGCTGACCCTGGTCGGAAAAGGCGGGAAAACCCATTTGATCCTTGGCTCGGCCAATTTAACCCGAAGGAATATCGCCAACTACAACCTTGAGGCCGACCTCTCTATTATTGCCGATGACGGATCCGGCCTCGCCCGTGAAGCCGTCGACTATTTTGACCGGCTCTGGAACAACCGGGATGGCAATACCTTTACCCTTGATTACACGGCCTATGCGGATGATTCCAAAACACGATATTTTGTTTATCGCCTGCAGGAAGCGTCCGGCCTGTCCAGTTTTTAA
- a CDS encoding ABC transporter permease has translation MIANTLLLSIRAIRRNLLRSFLTVLGIVIGVAAVITMVTLGNGATRSVTDQIASMGSNLLIAIPGQRFGPGSEGAPSFKSADIEAVRDQISGVERIAPMVSKGVTAVVQAGNWATVVYGTTNDYLPAGNWELAAGRDFSETEERSGKAVCVIGETVRDKLFGRQNPVGSEIRIKQFSCQVVGLLRPKGQSAMGHDQDDIVVLPLRTVQRRLSGNQDINRLIISVRDPSAIDAVKDQLTLLLRERRKIGINEEDDFRVMDTRQIAEALTSTTRIMTMLLGAVAAVSLLVGGIGIMNIMLVSVTERTREIGIRLAIGALEREVLLQFLVEAVALSCLGGLIGIVLATVVSILLADLMKVPYLFNPGINLLSFLFSGAIGVIFGYFPARRAARLNPIDALRHE, from the coding sequence ATGATCGCCAATACCCTGCTGCTCTCCATCCGTGCCATCCGGCGCAACCTGCTGCGGTCCTTTCTCACGGTCCTGGGCATCGTCATCGGCGTGGCTGCCGTCATCACCATGGTTACCCTGGGCAACGGCGCCACCCGGTCCGTGACCGACCAGATCGCCAGCATGGGCAGCAATCTGCTGATCGCCATTCCGGGCCAGCGGTTCGGCCCCGGTTCCGAAGGCGCCCCCAGCTTCAAAAGCGCGGACATAGAGGCCGTCCGGGACCAGATATCCGGCGTCGAACGGATCGCGCCCATGGTCAGCAAAGGGGTTACCGCCGTGGTTCAGGCCGGCAACTGGGCGACCGTGGTGTACGGCACCACCAATGATTATTTACCGGCCGGCAACTGGGAGCTGGCCGCCGGCCGCGATTTTTCCGAAACCGAAGAACGGTCCGGAAAGGCGGTGTGCGTTATCGGGGAAACGGTCCGGGACAAACTGTTCGGCCGGCAGAACCCGGTCGGCAGCGAAATCCGCATCAAGCAGTTCTCCTGCCAGGTGGTCGGCCTGCTCCGGCCCAAGGGACAGTCGGCCATGGGACACGACCAGGACGATATCGTCGTCCTGCCGCTGCGGACCGTGCAGCGGCGCCTGTCCGGCAACCAGGACATCAACCGGCTGATCATTTCCGTACGCGACCCGTCCGCCATCGACGCGGTCAAGGATCAACTCACCCTGCTGCTGCGGGAGCGGCGCAAGATCGGCATCAACGAGGAAGACGATTTCCGCGTCATGGACACCCGCCAGATCGCCGAGGCCCTGACCAGCACCACCCGCATCATGACCATGCTGCTGGGGGCCGTGGCCGCGGTGAGTCTGCTGGTGGGCGGCATCGGCATCATGAACATCATGCTGGTGTCGGTCACCGAGCGGACCCGGGAGATCGGCATCCGGCTGGCCATCGGCGCCCTGGAGCGGGAAGTGCTGCTGCAGTTTCTGGTGGAAGCCGTGGCCCTGTCCTGCCTGGGCGGCCTGATCGGCATCGTTCTGGCCACGGTGGTCTCCATTTTACTGGCCGACCTGATGAAGGTTCCCTATCTCTTCAACCCCGGCATCAACCTGCTGTCTTTTCTGTTTTCCGGGGCCATCGGCGTCATCTTCGGTTATTTTCCGGCCCGCCGGGCGGCCCGGTTGAATCCTATCGACGCCCTGCGCCACGAATAA
- a CDS encoding ABC transporter ATP-binding protein — translation MSETALIRLAGITKTYGSGQAALRALNGIDLTVATGDFVAIMGHSGSGKSTAMNIIGCLDTPTSGSYEFQGVHVERLSRRQLALVRRYYIGFVFQGFNLLARTTALENVELPLIYRGEAAAARHAAARTTLAQVGLTGWEHHTPAELSGGQQQRVAIARAIVTRPALLLADEPTGNLDTATSREIMELIVNLNRELGVTVIMVTHEPDIAAHARRVIRFVDGRVESDRENGEAA, via the coding sequence ATGAGCGAGACCGCCCTCATCCGGCTGGCCGGCATCACCAAAACCTACGGCAGCGGGCAGGCCGCCCTGCGGGCACTCAACGGCATCGACCTGACCGTGGCGACCGGCGATTTTGTGGCCATCATGGGCCACAGCGGCTCCGGCAAATCCACCGCCATGAACATCATCGGCTGCCTGGACACGCCCACCAGCGGCAGCTATGAATTTCAGGGCGTGCACGTGGAGCGATTGTCCCGCCGGCAGCTTGCCCTGGTCCGGCGATATTACATCGGCTTTGTTTTCCAGGGGTTCAACCTGCTGGCGCGCACCACCGCCCTGGAAAACGTAGAACTGCCTCTGATCTACCGCGGCGAAGCCGCCGCCGCCCGCCACGCCGCGGCGCGTACCACCCTGGCCCAGGTGGGGCTGACGGGCTGGGAGCACCACACCCCGGCCGAGCTGTCCGGCGGGCAGCAGCAGCGGGTGGCCATTGCCCGGGCCATCGTCACCCGGCCGGCCCTGCTCCTGGCCGACGAACCCACCGGTAATCTCGACACCGCCACCAGCCGGGAGATCATGGAGCTGATTGTGAATCTCAACCGGGAACTGGGCGTCACCGTCATCATGGTGACCCACGAACCCGACATCGCCGCTCATGCCCGGCGCGTGATCCGATTCGTCGACGGCCGGGTGGAAAGCGACCGGGAAAACGGAGAGGCCGCCTGA
- a CDS encoding tetratricopeptide repeat protein, with translation MALKNYSSKTRRCFRGGVCLAVMLAMASCAGVQPSAEKTETVRTKPASAPVPAARPMPAPPAVEQPSAPGTTPDARARAAESLTLEGSRLVKEKNFDGAIRVLEQAVGVNPQDGPACYYLAEAWIGKQDPARATQFNDLAALYLRGDKAWSQRVRSQRARIDGM, from the coding sequence ATGGCCTTAAAAAATTATTCCAGTAAAACGAGACGATGTTTCCGTGGCGGGGTCTGTCTGGCGGTGATGCTGGCCATGGCCTCCTGCGCCGGTGTCCAGCCTTCTGCTGAAAAAACGGAGACGGTCAGAACAAAGCCGGCCTCCGCTCCAGTGCCCGCAGCCCGCCCGATGCCGGCGCCTCCCGCTGTTGAACAACCCTCCGCCCCGGGCACAACACCGGATGCCAGGGCCCGGGCCGCCGAAAGTCTGACGCTGGAAGGATCTCGGCTGGTAAAAGAGAAAAACTTCGACGGGGCCATCCGCGTTCTGGAACAGGCCGTGGGCGTCAATCCCCAGGATGGGCCGGCCTGTTATTATCTGGCCGAAGCCTGGATCGGTAAGCAGGACCCGGCCCGGGCAACGCAATTCAACGACCTGGCGGCCCTGTATCTGCGCGGGGATAAGGCATGGTCCCAGCGGGTGCGGTCGCAGCGGGCGCGGATCGACGGAATGTAG
- a CDS encoding PBP1A family penicillin-binding protein has translation MTAKPKKKKAKKKKTVSAGRSLMRKGLIGLFLLGLVCLALSLTYGWYLSGRIETRFAGRKWNIPSTVYSDAALLFPGKRINRFALEKKLQRLNYRATEAQPAKKGEYRLTDRGLEIFFHDLPLPDKKREGFPADITIQHGAIREIRHIGAKHLIPVAELEPEVIMRFLGQDREVRRVISFEDIPDTLVKAVMAAEDSRFFRHFGIDPIGMLRALFANVRSGAVRQGGSTLTQQLAKNYFLTPERTLSRKFKEFFIALVLEAKYSKEKILEIYLNEIYFGQQGSVSINGAGEAADFYFGKDVKDLGLPESAMLAGIIKGPNLYSPYTHPDNCRERRDQVLAAMLEKAFISREEHDRAVKEPVNTVAFRKYMRRAPYFLDYVSRQIQDLYPEATLSSHGFSIFTTLDVDVQEAAEKALGNGLTRLEKQNPSLTRTDPQKKLQGAVLVMQPRTGNILAMAGGRDYGESQFNRVTSARRQPGSCFKPVITACFLDMFKPSDRLSNEKRTYTVNGKPWTPENYENVPEKSLTVRDMLRLSCNRAAVDLVVRGGVESVANRLRPFNFSTDFPPYPSIVLGAIDVIPLELARAYCAFAADGVQPFPLSVRDISDESGHVLVRRHMTISPVLSPARAWLITSMLESVVGGGTARSLKKSGLDFPLAGKTGTTSNYRDAWFIGYTPDFLALVWVGFDNGEPVSATGAEAAIPIFAELVKSMPGYVSGKEFAMPPGIVKQTVCRQSGKLPVLLSCPETDDEYFLETNQPKEKCDLHGATDAFKKVFNGLKKLFQ, from the coding sequence ATGACCGCCAAACCGAAAAAGAAAAAAGCAAAGAAGAAAAAAACCGTTTCCGCCGGTCGGTCCCTGATGAGAAAGGGCCTGATCGGCCTCTTCCTTCTCGGGCTGGTCTGCCTGGCCCTGTCTCTGACCTACGGCTGGTATCTTTCCGGCAGGATAGAAACGCGTTTTGCCGGCCGGAAATGGAATATCCCTTCCACCGTCTATTCCGACGCCGCCCTGCTGTTTCCCGGTAAACGAATCAACCGGTTTGCCCTGGAGAAAAAGCTGCAGCGGCTGAACTACCGGGCCACGGAGGCGCAACCGGCCAAAAAGGGGGAATACCGCCTGACAGACCGGGGCCTTGAAATTTTTTTCCATGATTTACCCCTGCCGGACAAAAAGCGGGAGGGATTTCCCGCCGACATCACCATCCAGCACGGCGCGATCCGGGAGATCCGTCACATCGGCGCCAAACATCTTATTCCCGTGGCGGAACTGGAACCGGAAGTCATCATGCGCTTTCTGGGACAAGACCGGGAGGTCCGCCGGGTGATTTCTTTTGAAGACATTCCCGACACCCTGGTCAAAGCGGTGATGGCGGCCGAAGACAGCCGTTTTTTTCGTCACTTCGGCATCGACCCCATAGGCATGCTGCGGGCCCTCTTCGCCAATGTCCGTTCCGGCGCCGTCCGCCAGGGCGGTTCCACCCTGACCCAGCAGCTGGCCAAAAACTATTTCCTGACGCCCGAGCGGACCTTGAGCCGGAAGTTTAAAGAATTTTTCATCGCCCTGGTCCTGGAAGCCAAATACAGCAAGGAAAAAATCCTGGAGATCTACCTGAACGAAATCTATTTCGGCCAGCAGGGATCGGTCTCCATCAACGGCGCCGGCGAGGCGGCGGACTTTTATTTCGGCAAGGACGTAAAAGACCTGGGCCTGCCGGAATCGGCCATGCTGGCCGGCATCATCAAAGGGCCCAACCTCTATTCGCCCTATACCCATCCGGACAATTGCCGGGAGCGGCGCGACCAGGTGCTGGCCGCCATGCTGGAGAAAGCGTTCATCTCCCGGGAAGAACATGACCGGGCCGTCAAGGAGCCGGTCAATACCGTGGCCTTCCGCAAATACATGCGGCGGGCCCCCTACTTTCTGGATTACGTCTCCCGCCAGATTCAGGACCTGTACCCTGAAGCCACCCTGTCTTCCCACGGCTTCTCCATCTTCACCACCCTGGATGTCGATGTCCAGGAAGCCGCCGAAAAAGCGCTTGGCAACGGACTGACCCGGCTGGAAAAACAAAACCCCTCCCTGACGCGGACGGACCCGCAAAAAAAGCTCCAGGGCGCCGTGCTGGTGATGCAGCCCCGCACGGGCAATATCCTGGCCATGGCCGGCGGCCGCGACTACGGGGAAAGCCAGTTCAACCGGGTTACCAGCGCCCGCCGCCAGCCGGGCAGCTGCTTCAAGCCCGTCATCACGGCCTGTTTTCTGGACATGTTCAAGCCTTCCGACCGGTTGTCCAACGAAAAGCGCACCTACACGGTCAACGGCAAGCCCTGGACCCCGGAAAATTACGAAAACGTTCCGGAGAAGTCCCTGACCGTGCGGGACATGCTGCGGTTGTCCTGCAACCGGGCGGCCGTGGATCTGGTGGTCCGCGGCGGAGTGGAATCGGTGGCCAACCGCCTCCGCCCGTTCAATTTTTCCACGGATTTCCCCCCCTACCCCTCCATCGTCCTGGGCGCCATTGACGTCATCCCCCTGGAGCTGGCCCGGGCCTACTGCGCCTTTGCCGCCGACGGGGTCCAGCCCTTTCCCCTGTCGGTCAGGGATATCAGCGATGAAAGCGGCCATGTCCTGGTGCGCCGTCACATGACCATCTCGCCGGTCCTGTCCCCGGCCAGGGCCTGGCTGATCACCTCCATGCTCGAATCGGTGGTCGGCGGCGGCACGGCCCGTTCCCTGAAAAAATCGGGACTTGATTTCCCCCTGGCCGGGAAAACCGGGACCACCAGCAATTACCGGGACGCCTGGTTTATCGGGTACACCCCGGATTTTCTGGCCCTGGTCTGGGTGGGCTTTGATAACGGCGAGCCGGTCTCGGCCACGGGAGCGGAAGCGGCCATCCCCATCTTTGCCGAACTGGTCAAGTCCATGCCCGGCTATGTCTCCGGCAAGGAATTTGCCATGCCGCCGGGAATCGTCAAACAAACCGTCTGCCGTCAGAGCGGCAAACTTCCGGTTCTGTTGAGCTGTCCGGAAACTGATGATGAATATTTTCTGGAGACAAACCAGCCGAAGGAAAAATGCGATCTCCACGGCGCCACCGACGCCTTTAAAAAGGTTTTCAATGGCCTTAAAAAATTATTCCAGTAA
- a CDS encoding VOC family protein, with the protein MTSFNGIHHLALVTRDMDMTIRYWRDLLGLRLVAGLGDGRYRHYFFALSETDMVAFFEWPDAEPLPPKDHGVPSREPRAFDHVSFGVDSEDELWALKDRIEAAGFWVSEVIDHGFIHSIYTFDPNHIPIEFSAPVPGVDVRRHPKMKDKAPCRAAREGPEPQPGQWPPVIRPTATADRTVFPGEGTVLAEEPGDRQKNEQSFSGGKK; encoded by the coding sequence ATGACATCATTTAACGGTATCCATCATCTGGCCCTGGTTACCCGTGACATGGACATGACCATCCGCTACTGGCGGGACCTGCTGGGGCTTCGTCTGGTGGCGGGCCTGGGCGACGGGCGCTACCGGCACTATTTTTTCGCCCTGTCGGAAACCGACATGGTGGCCTTTTTTGAATGGCCGGACGCGGAGCCGCTGCCCCCCAAGGACCACGGCGTACCGTCCCGGGAACCCCGGGCCTTCGATCATGTCTCTTTCGGGGTCGATAGCGAAGACGAGCTCTGGGCCCTGAAGGACCGGATCGAGGCGGCCGGTTTCTGGGTGTCTGAAGTCATTGACCACGGCTTTATCCATTCCATCTATACCTTTGACCCCAACCACATCCCCATCGAATTCAGCGCCCCCGTTCCCGGCGTGGATGTCCGCCGGCATCCGAAGATGAAGGACAAAGCCCCCTGCCGGGCGGCCCGGGAGGGCCCGGAACCGCAACCCGGCCAGTGGCCGCCGGTTATCCGGCCGACGGCCACGGCGGACCGTACCGTTTTCCCTGGCGAAGGCACGGTGCTCGCCGAAGAGCCCGGCGACCGACAGAAAAATGAACAATCGTTTTCAGGAGGAAAGAAATGA
- a CDS encoding efflux RND transporter periplasmic adaptor subunit: MNDIPAPGTRQPASLEQLLDTRAGKRFGRRGLWLAGALTLIVGAVLLFFLLSDDNATADRYKTEAVETGTLVVKVSATGNLQPTNQVKVGSELSGIIEQVFVDDNDRVEKGQELARLDLSKLRDAVARSRAALASAEAGVLQARATVAEKQAGLARLREVSRISGGKVPSAEEMDMAEADVKRAEADEAAALAAVAQAGATLQSGETDLAKASIRSPINGVVLSREVEPGQTVAASFQAPVLFTLAEDLTRMELQVDIDEADVGQVREGQQATFSVDAWPGRQYTAVITRVGYGSQEENGVISYPAVLRVDNDDLSLRPGMTGTAEITTLTRENALLAPNAALRFSPPEIDATEKDGGGGLARMLIPQRPRQARKVVTTDKGQARVWVLRDGRPEAVSVQAGASNGRFTEITGGDIKAGQQVITETSGEAP, translated from the coding sequence ATGAACGATATTCCCGCACCCGGAACCCGTCAACCCGCCAGCCTGGAACAACTGCTTGACACCCGCGCCGGGAAACGCTTCGGACGACGCGGCCTGTGGCTGGCCGGCGCCCTGACGCTGATCGTCGGCGCGGTCCTGCTTTTTTTCCTGCTCTCCGACGACAACGCCACCGCCGACCGCTACAAAACCGAAGCGGTCGAGACCGGTACCCTGGTGGTCAAGGTATCGGCCACCGGCAACCTGCAGCCGACCAACCAGGTTAAGGTGGGCAGCGAACTGTCCGGCATCATCGAGCAGGTCTTTGTCGACGACAATGACCGGGTGGAAAAAGGACAGGAACTGGCCCGGCTGGACCTGTCCAAGCTGCGGGACGCGGTGGCCAGATCGCGGGCCGCGCTGGCTTCCGCCGAAGCGGGCGTCCTGCAGGCCCGGGCCACGGTGGCCGAAAAACAGGCCGGCCTGGCCCGTCTCCGGGAGGTGTCGCGGATCTCCGGGGGAAAAGTGCCCTCGGCCGAGGAAATGGACATGGCCGAAGCTGATGTAAAGCGCGCCGAAGCGGACGAGGCTGCCGCCCTGGCCGCGGTGGCCCAGGCCGGGGCTACCCTCCAGTCCGGAGAAACAGACCTGGCCAAGGCCAGCATCCGTTCACCCATCAACGGCGTGGTCCTGAGCCGTGAAGTGGAGCCGGGACAGACGGTGGCCGCCTCCTTCCAGGCGCCGGTGCTGTTCACCCTGGCCGAAGACCTGACCCGGATGGAACTCCAGGTGGACATCGACGAAGCCGACGTGGGTCAGGTCAGGGAAGGACAGCAGGCCACGTTCAGCGTGGATGCCTGGCCGGGCCGCCAGTACACCGCCGTCATCACCCGGGTCGGCTACGGTTCTCAGGAAGAGAACGGCGTTATCTCCTATCCCGCCGTCCTGCGGGTCGACAATGATGACCTGAGCCTCCGGCCCGGCATGACCGGTACCGCCGAGATCACCACCCTGACCCGCGAGAACGCCCTGCTGGCGCCCAACGCGGCCCTCCGTTTCTCCCCGCCGGAGATTGACGCTACGGAAAAGGACGGAGGCGGAGGGTTAGCCAGAATGCTGATCCCGCAACGGCCGCGGCAGGCACGCAAGGTGGTGACGACCGATAAGGGCCAGGCCCGCGTCTGGGTGCTGCGGGACGGCCGGCCTGAAGCGGTTTCCGTCCAGGCCGGCGCCAGCAACGGCCGCTTTACCGAAATCACCGGCGGCGACATCAAGGCCGGTCAGCAGGTTATCACCGAAACCAGCGGCGAGGCCCCATGA